One Bombus fervidus isolate BK054 chromosome 2, iyBomFerv1, whole genome shotgun sequence DNA segment encodes these proteins:
- the Sxc gene encoding O-linked N-acetylglucosamine (GlcNAc) transferase sxc isoform X3 codes for MAGLLELAHREYQAGDYENAERHCMQLWRQETNNTGVLLLLSSIHFQCRRLEKSAHYSSLAIKQNPLLAEAYSNLGNVYKERGQLQEALENYRHAVRLKPDFIDGYINLAAALVAAGDMEQAVQAYVTALQYNPDLYCVRSDLGNLLKALARLDEAKACYLKAIETRPDFAVAWSNLGCVFNAQGEIWLAIHHFEKAVALDPNFLDAYINLGNVLKEARIFDRAVAAYLRALNLSPNNAVVHGNLACVYYEQGLIDLAIDTYRRAIELQPNFPDAYCNLANALKEKGQVVEAEDCYNTALRLCPSHADSLNNLANIKREQGYIEEATRLYLKALEVFPEFAAAHSNLASVLQQQGKLNEALMHYKEAIRIQPTFADAYSNMGNTLKEMQDIQGALQCYTRAIQINPAFADAHSNLASIHKDSGNIPEAIQSYRTALKLKPDFPDAYCNLAHCLQIVCDWTDYEARMKKLVSIVAEQLDKNRLPSVHPHHSMLYPLSHEFRKAIAARHANLCIEKIHVLHKQPYKYPREIGARLKIGYVSSDFGNHPTSHLMQSIPGLHERQNVEIFCYALSADDGTTFRAKIAREAEHFVDLSQIPCNGKAADRINADGIHILVNMNGYTKGARNEIFALRPAPVQVMWLGYPGTSGASFMDYLITDEVTSPLELANQYSEKLAYMPHTYFIGDHKQMFPHLKERLILTDKLNMKGKVADNVAVINATDLSPMIENTCVKEIREVVVPDAENKPVEISLKVAELPTTTPIETMIASGQCQMSVNGVVVQNGMATTQVNNKTATGEEVPQNIMITTRQQYGLPEDAVVYCNFNQLYKIDPLTLHMWAHILKHVPNSVLWLLRFPAVGEPNLQATAQQLGLAPGRILFSNVAAKEEHVRRGQLADVCLDTPLCNGHTTSMDVLWTGTPVVTLPGETLASRVAASQLNTLGCPELIARTRQEYQDIAIRLGTDREYLKATRAKVWKARSESPLFNCKLYAVGMEMLYKKMWERFARGEKPDHVSAVDKTEMQKLLAAAS; via the exons ATGGCAG GGCTACTGGAACTTGCTCATAGAGAATATCAGGCAGGAGATTATGAGAACGCGGAAAGACATTGTATGCAACTCTGGAGGCAGGAAACAAATAACACAGGAGTTCTTCTATTATTGTCTTCTATCCATTTTCAATGTAGAAGGCTAGAAAA ATCTGCACATTACAGTAGCTTAGCAATAAAGCAGAATCCATTATTGGCAGAGGCTTACAGCAATCTTGGAAATGTTTACAAGGAACGTGGCCAACTACAGGAAGCTTTGGAAAACTATCGACATGCTGTTAGATTGAAACCAGATTTCATTGATGGTTACATCAATCTAGCAGCCGCGTTAGTAGCTGCAGGAGATATGGAACAAGCAGTTCAAGCATATGTAACTGCTCTACAATATAACCCT GATCTTTACTGTGTGAGAAGCGATCTCGGTAATCTTTTGAAAGCATTAGCAAGACTTGATGAAGCCAAG GCTTGCTATCTAAAGGCGATTGAAACGCGTCCAGACTTTGCAGTCGCATGGAGTAATCTTGGCTGTGTATTCAACGCTCAAGGCGAGATTTGGTTGGCGATCCATCACTTTGAGAAGGCCGTAGCTTTGGACCCAAATTTCCTGGACGCCTACATCAATCTTGGCAATGTACTCAAAGAGGCTAGAATCTTTGATAG AGCTGTAGCTGCTTATCTGCGTGCTTTGAATCTTAGTCCTAACAATGCAGTCGTACATGGAAATCTGGCGTGTGTCTACTATGAACAAGG GCTTATCGATTTGGCGATTGATACATACCGTCGTGCTATTGAACTACAACCGAATTTCCCAGATGCTTACTGCAATTTGGCGAACGCGCTCAAGGAAAAGGGACAAGTGGTCGAGGCTGAGGATTGCTATAATACGGCTCTTCGCCTCTGCCCCTCACATGCCGATTCCCTTAATAATCTG GCCAACATAAAACGTGAACAAGGATACATCGAAGAAGCAACTCGATTATATCTGAAAGCGCTTGAAGTATTCCCTGAGTTTGCCGCAGCTCATAGCAATCTGGCCTCCGTATTACAGCAACaaggaaaattaaatgaaGCACTAATGCATTACAAGGAGGCTATTCGTATTCAGCCAACTTTCGCGGATGCGTACTCGAACATGGGCAATACTCTGAAAGAAATGCAAGATATACAAGGAGCTCTTCAATGCTATACAAGAGCTATTCAAATTAATCCCGCTTTCGCTGACGCCCATTCCAATTTAGCTTCGATTCATAAGGATTCTGGAAACATTCCTGAGGCTATTCAATCATACCGAACTGCGTTAAAGCTGAAGCCTGACTTCCCCGATGCATATTGTAACTTAGCGCATTGCCTTCAGATCGTTTGCGACTGGACTGATTATGAAGCTCGAATGAAGAAATTAGTCTCGATTGTTGCCGAACAACTGGATAAGAATAGGTTGCCTAGCGTACATCCACACCATTCCATGCTCTATCCGTTGTCTCATGAATTTAGAAAGGCTATTGCTGCTAGGCATGCAAATCTTTGCATCGAGAAg ATTCATGTTCTACATAAACAACCATACAAGTATCCACGTGAGATTGGTGCTCGCTTAAAGATTGGATATGTCTCGTCAGATTTTGGAAATCATCCTACTAGTCATCTTATGCAATCAATCCCAGGACTGCACGAAAGACAGAATGTTGAAATCTTTTGCTATGCCCTCAGTGCAGATGACGGAACCACGTTTCGAGCAAAGATTGCCAGAGAAGCCGAACACTTCGTAGATCTATCACAGATTCCGTGCAATGGAAAAGCAGCTGATCGTATTAACGCGGATGGAATTCATATTTTAGTAAATATGAATGGATACACGAAAGGAgcgagaaatgaaatattcgctCTGAGACCAGCACCTGTTCAAGTGATGTGGCTTGGATATCCAGGAACATCAGGAGCTAGTTTCAtggattatttaattacagatGAAGTTACATCACCATTGGAACTTGCTAATCAATACAGCGAAAAACTTGCTTACATGCCACACACGTATTTTATTGGAGATCATAA GCAAATGTTCCCACATTTAAAGGAACGTCTCATCTTAACGGACAAATTGAATATGAAGGGCAAGGTAGCAGATAACGTAGCTGTAATAAATGCCACCGATCTTTCTCCAATGATTGAAAATACATGTGTCAAAGAAATTCGCGAAGTAGTTGTTCCGGACGCTGAAAACAAACCAGTAGAAATTTCGCTGAAAGTTGCAGAACTGCCAACCACTACTCCTATTGAAACAATGATTGCTTCTGGACAATGCCAAATGTCCGTAAATGGTGTCGTAGTTCAAAATGGTATGGCCACTACGCAAGTGAACAATAAAACAGCTACGGGTGAAGAAGTGCCTCAAAATATTATGATCACAACGAGGCAACAGTATGGTCTACCAGAAGATGCAGTCGTTTATTGCAATTTCAATCAGTTGTATAAAATTGATCCGCTCACGCTTCATATGTGGGCACAT ATTCTAAAACATGTGCCAAACTCTGTATTATGGCTGCTACGCTTTCCGGCCGTTGGTGAACCAAACTTACAAGCAACAGCTCAACAGTTAGGCTTAGCTCCTGGTAGGATCTTGTTTAGCAATGTTGCTGCGAAGGAAGAGCACGTTAGACGAGGGCAGTTAGCCGACGTATGCTTGGACACACCGCTTTGCAATGGTCACACTACTAGCATGGATGTTTTATGGACCGGAACTCCGGTGGTTACACTACCAGGTGAAACGTTAGCGTCTCGCGTTGCTGCTAGTCAATTGAATACTTTGGGATGTCCTGAATTGATTGCACGAACACGACAAGAATATCAGGATATTGCTATTCGTTTGGGTACTGACAGGGAATA CTTGAAAGCAACGCGAGCCAAAGTATGGAAAGCAAGATCTGAAAGTCCTTTATTCAATTGCAAGCTATATGCAGTAGGCATGGAAATGCTGTACAAAAAAATGTGGGAACGTTTCGCGAGAGGCGAAAAACCTGATCATGTGTCAGCAGTAGACAAAACCGAGATGCAAAAATTACTAGCAGCTGCATCTTAA
- the Sxc gene encoding O-linked N-acetylglucosamine (GlcNAc) transferase sxc isoform X2 — translation MVVVIMQAQQQPQQQQQQNHQQIAGTSVILKMNEIQQLSTVGLLELAHREYQAGDYENAERHCMQLWRQETNNTGVLLLLSSIHFQCRRLEKSAHYSSLAIKQNPLLAEAYSNLGNVYKERGQLQEALENYRHAVRLKPDFIDGYINLAAALVAAGDMEQAVQAYVTALQYNPDLYCVRSDLGNLLKALARLDEAKACYLKAIETRPDFAVAWSNLGCVFNAQGEIWLAIHHFEKAVALDPNFLDAYINLGNVLKEARIFDRAVAAYLRALNLSPNNAVVHGNLACVYYEQGLIDLAIDTYRRAIELQPNFPDAYCNLANALKEKGQVVEAEDCYNTALRLCPSHADSLNNLANIKREQGYIEEATRLYLKALEVFPEFAAAHSNLASVLQQQGKLNEALMHYKEAIRIQPTFADAYSNMGNTLKEMQDIQGALQCYTRAIQINPAFADAHSNLASIHKDSGNIPEAIQSYRTALKLKPDFPDAYCNLAHCLQIVCDWTDYEARMKKLVSIVAEQLDKNRLPSVHPHHSMLYPLSHEFRKAIAARHANLCIEKIHVLHKQPYKYPREIGARLKIGYVSSDFGNHPTSHLMQSIPGLHERQNVEIFCYALSADDGTTFRAKIAREAEHFVDLSQIPCNGKAADRINADGIHILVNMNGYTKGARNEIFALRPAPVQVMWLGYPGTSGASFMDYLITDEVTSPLELANQYSEKLAYMPHTYFIGDHKQMFPHLKERLILTDKLNMKGKVADNVAVINATDLSPMIENTCVKEIREVVVPDAENKPVEISLKVAELPTTTPIETMIASGQCQMSVNGVVVQNGMATTQVNNKTATGEEVPQNIMITTRQQYGLPEDAVVYCNFNQLYKIDPLTLHMWAHILKHVPNSVLWLLRFPAVGEPNLQATAQQLGLAPGRILFSNVAAKEEHVRRGQLADVCLDTPLCNGHTTSMDVLWTGTPVVTLPGETLASRVAASQLNTLGCPELIARTRQEYQDIAIRLGTDREYLKATRAKVWKARSESPLFNCKLYAVGMEMLYKKMWERFARGEKPDHVSAVDKTEMQKLLAAAS, via the exons ATGGTGGTCGTCATCATGCAAGCACAGCAGCAGCcacagcagcaacagcagcagaaTCATCAACAAATCGCAGGCACCAGTGTCATTCTCAAGATGAACGAGATACAACAGCTTTCGACAGTTG GGCTACTGGAACTTGCTCATAGAGAATATCAGGCAGGAGATTATGAGAACGCGGAAAGACATTGTATGCAACTCTGGAGGCAGGAAACAAATAACACAGGAGTTCTTCTATTATTGTCTTCTATCCATTTTCAATGTAGAAGGCTAGAAAA ATCTGCACATTACAGTAGCTTAGCAATAAAGCAGAATCCATTATTGGCAGAGGCTTACAGCAATCTTGGAAATGTTTACAAGGAACGTGGCCAACTACAGGAAGCTTTGGAAAACTATCGACATGCTGTTAGATTGAAACCAGATTTCATTGATGGTTACATCAATCTAGCAGCCGCGTTAGTAGCTGCAGGAGATATGGAACAAGCAGTTCAAGCATATGTAACTGCTCTACAATATAACCCT GATCTTTACTGTGTGAGAAGCGATCTCGGTAATCTTTTGAAAGCATTAGCAAGACTTGATGAAGCCAAG GCTTGCTATCTAAAGGCGATTGAAACGCGTCCAGACTTTGCAGTCGCATGGAGTAATCTTGGCTGTGTATTCAACGCTCAAGGCGAGATTTGGTTGGCGATCCATCACTTTGAGAAGGCCGTAGCTTTGGACCCAAATTTCCTGGACGCCTACATCAATCTTGGCAATGTACTCAAAGAGGCTAGAATCTTTGATAG AGCTGTAGCTGCTTATCTGCGTGCTTTGAATCTTAGTCCTAACAATGCAGTCGTACATGGAAATCTGGCGTGTGTCTACTATGAACAAGG GCTTATCGATTTGGCGATTGATACATACCGTCGTGCTATTGAACTACAACCGAATTTCCCAGATGCTTACTGCAATTTGGCGAACGCGCTCAAGGAAAAGGGACAAGTGGTCGAGGCTGAGGATTGCTATAATACGGCTCTTCGCCTCTGCCCCTCACATGCCGATTCCCTTAATAATCTG GCCAACATAAAACGTGAACAAGGATACATCGAAGAAGCAACTCGATTATATCTGAAAGCGCTTGAAGTATTCCCTGAGTTTGCCGCAGCTCATAGCAATCTGGCCTCCGTATTACAGCAACaaggaaaattaaatgaaGCACTAATGCATTACAAGGAGGCTATTCGTATTCAGCCAACTTTCGCGGATGCGTACTCGAACATGGGCAATACTCTGAAAGAAATGCAAGATATACAAGGAGCTCTTCAATGCTATACAAGAGCTATTCAAATTAATCCCGCTTTCGCTGACGCCCATTCCAATTTAGCTTCGATTCATAAGGATTCTGGAAACATTCCTGAGGCTATTCAATCATACCGAACTGCGTTAAAGCTGAAGCCTGACTTCCCCGATGCATATTGTAACTTAGCGCATTGCCTTCAGATCGTTTGCGACTGGACTGATTATGAAGCTCGAATGAAGAAATTAGTCTCGATTGTTGCCGAACAACTGGATAAGAATAGGTTGCCTAGCGTACATCCACACCATTCCATGCTCTATCCGTTGTCTCATGAATTTAGAAAGGCTATTGCTGCTAGGCATGCAAATCTTTGCATCGAGAAg ATTCATGTTCTACATAAACAACCATACAAGTATCCACGTGAGATTGGTGCTCGCTTAAAGATTGGATATGTCTCGTCAGATTTTGGAAATCATCCTACTAGTCATCTTATGCAATCAATCCCAGGACTGCACGAAAGACAGAATGTTGAAATCTTTTGCTATGCCCTCAGTGCAGATGACGGAACCACGTTTCGAGCAAAGATTGCCAGAGAAGCCGAACACTTCGTAGATCTATCACAGATTCCGTGCAATGGAAAAGCAGCTGATCGTATTAACGCGGATGGAATTCATATTTTAGTAAATATGAATGGATACACGAAAGGAgcgagaaatgaaatattcgctCTGAGACCAGCACCTGTTCAAGTGATGTGGCTTGGATATCCAGGAACATCAGGAGCTAGTTTCAtggattatttaattacagatGAAGTTACATCACCATTGGAACTTGCTAATCAATACAGCGAAAAACTTGCTTACATGCCACACACGTATTTTATTGGAGATCATAA GCAAATGTTCCCACATTTAAAGGAACGTCTCATCTTAACGGACAAATTGAATATGAAGGGCAAGGTAGCAGATAACGTAGCTGTAATAAATGCCACCGATCTTTCTCCAATGATTGAAAATACATGTGTCAAAGAAATTCGCGAAGTAGTTGTTCCGGACGCTGAAAACAAACCAGTAGAAATTTCGCTGAAAGTTGCAGAACTGCCAACCACTACTCCTATTGAAACAATGATTGCTTCTGGACAATGCCAAATGTCCGTAAATGGTGTCGTAGTTCAAAATGGTATGGCCACTACGCAAGTGAACAATAAAACAGCTACGGGTGAAGAAGTGCCTCAAAATATTATGATCACAACGAGGCAACAGTATGGTCTACCAGAAGATGCAGTCGTTTATTGCAATTTCAATCAGTTGTATAAAATTGATCCGCTCACGCTTCATATGTGGGCACAT ATTCTAAAACATGTGCCAAACTCTGTATTATGGCTGCTACGCTTTCCGGCCGTTGGTGAACCAAACTTACAAGCAACAGCTCAACAGTTAGGCTTAGCTCCTGGTAGGATCTTGTTTAGCAATGTTGCTGCGAAGGAAGAGCACGTTAGACGAGGGCAGTTAGCCGACGTATGCTTGGACACACCGCTTTGCAATGGTCACACTACTAGCATGGATGTTTTATGGACCGGAACTCCGGTGGTTACACTACCAGGTGAAACGTTAGCGTCTCGCGTTGCTGCTAGTCAATTGAATACTTTGGGATGTCCTGAATTGATTGCACGAACACGACAAGAATATCAGGATATTGCTATTCGTTTGGGTACTGACAGGGAATA CTTGAAAGCAACGCGAGCCAAAGTATGGAAAGCAAGATCTGAAAGTCCTTTATTCAATTGCAAGCTATATGCAGTAGGCATGGAAATGCTGTACAAAAAAATGTGGGAACGTTTCGCGAGAGGCGAAAAACCTGATCATGTGTCAGCAGTAGACAAAACCGAGATGCAAAAATTACTAGCAGCTGCATCTTAA
- the Awd gene encoding nucleoside diphosphate kinase: protein MVLCSVLVLLRLFCRLIMAGNKERTFLMIKPDGVQRGLIGKIIQRFENRGFKLVAMKMIQPNEDLLKKHYADLVSKPFFPGLIKYMSSGPVVPMVWEGLNIVKTGRVMLGQTNPADSSPGTIRGDYCIHVGRNVIHGSDSVESANREIKLWFGEEKEVIDWASWSENLVYE from the exons ATGGTTTTGTGCTCTGTATTGGTTTTACTTCGTTTATTTTGTAGATTAATAATGGCAGGAAATAAGGAACGTACCTTCCTTATGATAAAACCCGATGGTGTTCAACGTGGACTCATTGGTAAAATAATTCAACGTTTTGAAAACAGAGGTTTTAAACTTGTAGCGATGAAAATGATACAG ccaAATGaggatttattaaagaaacattATGCAGATTTGGTGTCCAAACCATTTTTCCCaggtttaattaaatacatgaGCTCAGGACCAGTTGTGCCAATG GTGTGGGAAGGTTTAAACATAGTGAAAACTGGCCGTGTTATGTTAGGACAAACGAATCCAGCTGATTCTTCACCTGGAACAATTCGTGGTGATTATTGTATCCACGTTGGACGCAATGTTATTCATGGCTCCGACTCTGTTGAATCAGCCAATAGAGAGATCAAGCTCTGGTTtggagaagaaaaggaagttATTGATTGGGCATCTTGGTCAGAAAACTTGGTATATGAATAA
- the Sxc gene encoding O-linked N-acetylglucosamine (GlcNAc) transferase sxc isoform X1 codes for MSIRLAEKKENVIKNSTGIIGNVVNSSDDVCNGTVEWQNGQNLLVVTQDTQGKELIAITDNQTINVAVDSYWLLELAHREYQAGDYENAERHCMQLWRQETNNTGVLLLLSSIHFQCRRLEKSAHYSSLAIKQNPLLAEAYSNLGNVYKERGQLQEALENYRHAVRLKPDFIDGYINLAAALVAAGDMEQAVQAYVTALQYNPDLYCVRSDLGNLLKALARLDEAKACYLKAIETRPDFAVAWSNLGCVFNAQGEIWLAIHHFEKAVALDPNFLDAYINLGNVLKEARIFDRAVAAYLRALNLSPNNAVVHGNLACVYYEQGLIDLAIDTYRRAIELQPNFPDAYCNLANALKEKGQVVEAEDCYNTALRLCPSHADSLNNLANIKREQGYIEEATRLYLKALEVFPEFAAAHSNLASVLQQQGKLNEALMHYKEAIRIQPTFADAYSNMGNTLKEMQDIQGALQCYTRAIQINPAFADAHSNLASIHKDSGNIPEAIQSYRTALKLKPDFPDAYCNLAHCLQIVCDWTDYEARMKKLVSIVAEQLDKNRLPSVHPHHSMLYPLSHEFRKAIAARHANLCIEKIHVLHKQPYKYPREIGARLKIGYVSSDFGNHPTSHLMQSIPGLHERQNVEIFCYALSADDGTTFRAKIAREAEHFVDLSQIPCNGKAADRINADGIHILVNMNGYTKGARNEIFALRPAPVQVMWLGYPGTSGASFMDYLITDEVTSPLELANQYSEKLAYMPHTYFIGDHKQMFPHLKERLILTDKLNMKGKVADNVAVINATDLSPMIENTCVKEIREVVVPDAENKPVEISLKVAELPTTTPIETMIASGQCQMSVNGVVVQNGMATTQVNNKTATGEEVPQNIMITTRQQYGLPEDAVVYCNFNQLYKIDPLTLHMWAHILKHVPNSVLWLLRFPAVGEPNLQATAQQLGLAPGRILFSNVAAKEEHVRRGQLADVCLDTPLCNGHTTSMDVLWTGTPVVTLPGETLASRVAASQLNTLGCPELIARTRQEYQDIAIRLGTDREYLKATRAKVWKARSESPLFNCKLYAVGMEMLYKKMWERFARGEKPDHVSAVDKTEMQKLLAAAS; via the exons ATGAGTATAAGACTGgcagagaagaaagaaaacgtaataaaaaattcgacCGGTATAATTGGAAACGTGGTCAATAGTTCGGATGACGTTTGTAATGGAACCGTCGAGTGGCAAAATGGACAGAATCTTCTAGTTGTTACACAAGATACACAAGGAAAAGAGCTAATTGCAATCACTGATAATCAAACCATTAACGTTGCAGTTGACTCTTATT GGCTACTGGAACTTGCTCATAGAGAATATCAGGCAGGAGATTATGAGAACGCGGAAAGACATTGTATGCAACTCTGGAGGCAGGAAACAAATAACACAGGAGTTCTTCTATTATTGTCTTCTATCCATTTTCAATGTAGAAGGCTAGAAAA ATCTGCACATTACAGTAGCTTAGCAATAAAGCAGAATCCATTATTGGCAGAGGCTTACAGCAATCTTGGAAATGTTTACAAGGAACGTGGCCAACTACAGGAAGCTTTGGAAAACTATCGACATGCTGTTAGATTGAAACCAGATTTCATTGATGGTTACATCAATCTAGCAGCCGCGTTAGTAGCTGCAGGAGATATGGAACAAGCAGTTCAAGCATATGTAACTGCTCTACAATATAACCCT GATCTTTACTGTGTGAGAAGCGATCTCGGTAATCTTTTGAAAGCATTAGCAAGACTTGATGAAGCCAAG GCTTGCTATCTAAAGGCGATTGAAACGCGTCCAGACTTTGCAGTCGCATGGAGTAATCTTGGCTGTGTATTCAACGCTCAAGGCGAGATTTGGTTGGCGATCCATCACTTTGAGAAGGCCGTAGCTTTGGACCCAAATTTCCTGGACGCCTACATCAATCTTGGCAATGTACTCAAAGAGGCTAGAATCTTTGATAG AGCTGTAGCTGCTTATCTGCGTGCTTTGAATCTTAGTCCTAACAATGCAGTCGTACATGGAAATCTGGCGTGTGTCTACTATGAACAAGG GCTTATCGATTTGGCGATTGATACATACCGTCGTGCTATTGAACTACAACCGAATTTCCCAGATGCTTACTGCAATTTGGCGAACGCGCTCAAGGAAAAGGGACAAGTGGTCGAGGCTGAGGATTGCTATAATACGGCTCTTCGCCTCTGCCCCTCACATGCCGATTCCCTTAATAATCTG GCCAACATAAAACGTGAACAAGGATACATCGAAGAAGCAACTCGATTATATCTGAAAGCGCTTGAAGTATTCCCTGAGTTTGCCGCAGCTCATAGCAATCTGGCCTCCGTATTACAGCAACaaggaaaattaaatgaaGCACTAATGCATTACAAGGAGGCTATTCGTATTCAGCCAACTTTCGCGGATGCGTACTCGAACATGGGCAATACTCTGAAAGAAATGCAAGATATACAAGGAGCTCTTCAATGCTATACAAGAGCTATTCAAATTAATCCCGCTTTCGCTGACGCCCATTCCAATTTAGCTTCGATTCATAAGGATTCTGGAAACATTCCTGAGGCTATTCAATCATACCGAACTGCGTTAAAGCTGAAGCCTGACTTCCCCGATGCATATTGTAACTTAGCGCATTGCCTTCAGATCGTTTGCGACTGGACTGATTATGAAGCTCGAATGAAGAAATTAGTCTCGATTGTTGCCGAACAACTGGATAAGAATAGGTTGCCTAGCGTACATCCACACCATTCCATGCTCTATCCGTTGTCTCATGAATTTAGAAAGGCTATTGCTGCTAGGCATGCAAATCTTTGCATCGAGAAg ATTCATGTTCTACATAAACAACCATACAAGTATCCACGTGAGATTGGTGCTCGCTTAAAGATTGGATATGTCTCGTCAGATTTTGGAAATCATCCTACTAGTCATCTTATGCAATCAATCCCAGGACTGCACGAAAGACAGAATGTTGAAATCTTTTGCTATGCCCTCAGTGCAGATGACGGAACCACGTTTCGAGCAAAGATTGCCAGAGAAGCCGAACACTTCGTAGATCTATCACAGATTCCGTGCAATGGAAAAGCAGCTGATCGTATTAACGCGGATGGAATTCATATTTTAGTAAATATGAATGGATACACGAAAGGAgcgagaaatgaaatattcgctCTGAGACCAGCACCTGTTCAAGTGATGTGGCTTGGATATCCAGGAACATCAGGAGCTAGTTTCAtggattatttaattacagatGAAGTTACATCACCATTGGAACTTGCTAATCAATACAGCGAAAAACTTGCTTACATGCCACACACGTATTTTATTGGAGATCATAA GCAAATGTTCCCACATTTAAAGGAACGTCTCATCTTAACGGACAAATTGAATATGAAGGGCAAGGTAGCAGATAACGTAGCTGTAATAAATGCCACCGATCTTTCTCCAATGATTGAAAATACATGTGTCAAAGAAATTCGCGAAGTAGTTGTTCCGGACGCTGAAAACAAACCAGTAGAAATTTCGCTGAAAGTTGCAGAACTGCCAACCACTACTCCTATTGAAACAATGATTGCTTCTGGACAATGCCAAATGTCCGTAAATGGTGTCGTAGTTCAAAATGGTATGGCCACTACGCAAGTGAACAATAAAACAGCTACGGGTGAAGAAGTGCCTCAAAATATTATGATCACAACGAGGCAACAGTATGGTCTACCAGAAGATGCAGTCGTTTATTGCAATTTCAATCAGTTGTATAAAATTGATCCGCTCACGCTTCATATGTGGGCACAT ATTCTAAAACATGTGCCAAACTCTGTATTATGGCTGCTACGCTTTCCGGCCGTTGGTGAACCAAACTTACAAGCAACAGCTCAACAGTTAGGCTTAGCTCCTGGTAGGATCTTGTTTAGCAATGTTGCTGCGAAGGAAGAGCACGTTAGACGAGGGCAGTTAGCCGACGTATGCTTGGACACACCGCTTTGCAATGGTCACACTACTAGCATGGATGTTTTATGGACCGGAACTCCGGTGGTTACACTACCAGGTGAAACGTTAGCGTCTCGCGTTGCTGCTAGTCAATTGAATACTTTGGGATGTCCTGAATTGATTGCACGAACACGACAAGAATATCAGGATATTGCTATTCGTTTGGGTACTGACAGGGAATA CTTGAAAGCAACGCGAGCCAAAGTATGGAAAGCAAGATCTGAAAGTCCTTTATTCAATTGCAAGCTATATGCAGTAGGCATGGAAATGCTGTACAAAAAAATGTGGGAACGTTTCGCGAGAGGCGAAAAACCTGATCATGTGTCAGCAGTAGACAAAACCGAGATGCAAAAATTACTAGCAGCTGCATCTTAA
- the LOC139998118 gene encoding lipopolysaccharide-induced tumor necrosis factor-alpha factor produces MEKGVTMSPPPPPPPPGFIPPPPPSHSVPPPSYEQPQINPVIISTLNFGPEQQHIICPSCHANVITIIEREANMKTHLFALGLCLLGCWCCAPCPYCMDSCLVTKHYCPSCRSYLGQSDN; encoded by the exons atGGAAAAAGGTGTAACAATGTCGCCgccgccaccaccaccaccacctgGTTTTAtcccaccaccaccaccatctCATTCTGTCCCACCACCGTCATATGAGCAACCACAAATAA atCCCGTTATCATAAGCACTTTAAATTTTGGTCCTGAACAACAGCATATAATATGTCCTTCTTGTCATGCAAATGTGATCACAATAATTGAAAGGGAAGCAAACATGAAAACTCACCTCTTCGCATTAGGACTATGTCTTTTAgg atgCTGGTGTTGTGCTCCTTGCCCTTACTGCATGGATAGTTGTTTGGTAACGAAACATTATTGTCCTTCTTGTAGATCATATTTAGGACAAAGTGATAATTAA